The Maritimibacter sp. DP1N21-5 sequence TCCGGCCAAAGTGGCGCTGGCCTACACGCCGGAAAGCCGCTGGCGCAATCGCGCTGAATTCCCGGTTGGGCGCGCTGAAATCGAAGCCTTCCTGGCCCGCAAATGGGCGCGGGAACTGGACTATCGCCTGATCAAGAAGCTTTGGGCAGTCTCCGGTAATCGGATCGCCGTGCGGTATGCGTATGAATACCACAATGACAGCGGACAATGGTTTCGGGCGTATGGCAATGAAAACTGGGAATTCGCCGAGGATGGACTGATGGCGGTCCGCCATGCCAGCATCAACGAACACCCGATCCGAGAACACGACCGCAAGTTCCACTGGCCCTTGGGACGCCGCCCCGACGACCACCCCGGTCTCGACGATCTCGGGCTATAGCGAGGATCGAATGGACATTTTCTATTCCAGCGATGTGGTAGTGTCCCGGGAGATGGTGTAGGAACTGGCGTCCACCTGCTTCTTCATAGCTGGTGCTGCTCGTTCACTGCGCGGCGATCATCGTCGCCGCGCCGGTATCGTTGCACACGGCCGTC is a genomic window containing:
- a CDS encoding nuclear transport factor 2 family protein, giving the protein MNEPPPSPPFNKDSAREKVRLAEDAWNSRAPAKVALAYTPESRWRNRAEFPVGRAEIEAFLARKWARELDYRLIKKLWAVSGNRIAVRYAYEYHNDSGQWFRAYGNENWEFAEDGLMAVRHASINEHPIREHDRKFHWPLGRRPDDHPGLDDLGL